A single Brucella intermedia LMG 3301 DNA region contains:
- the lptB gene encoding LPS export ABC transporter ATP-binding protein has translation MGLFWNKKADGSQDASQNVNAPSDVAGAMPGQPGKSARLKGTLVARGLCKSYRGRQVVNGVSFGVRAGEAVGILGPNGAGKTTCFYMVTGLVPADAGSIEIDGFDVTSMPMYRRSRLGIGYLPQEASIFRGLSVENNIKAVLEVVEKDRSKRASELDALLEEFHIAHLRKAPAISLSGGERRRLEIARALASRPNFMLLDEPFAGVDPIAVSDIQQLVRHLTSRGIGVLITDHNVRETLGLIDRAYIIHAGQVLTHGRPAEIVANPDVRRLYLGDQFTL, from the coding sequence GTGGGATTGTTCTGGAACAAGAAGGCCGACGGGTCGCAAGACGCATCGCAAAATGTGAACGCACCATCCGATGTTGCCGGAGCCATGCCCGGCCAGCCGGGTAAGTCGGCGCGTCTCAAGGGTACGCTGGTGGCACGCGGTCTCTGCAAGAGCTATCGCGGCCGTCAGGTCGTCAACGGCGTGTCGTTCGGCGTGCGGGCGGGTGAAGCCGTCGGTATTCTGGGGCCGAACGGTGCCGGCAAGACTACCTGTTTCTACATGGTGACCGGTCTCGTCCCGGCTGATGCGGGCTCCATCGAGATCGATGGTTTTGATGTCACATCGATGCCGATGTATCGCCGTTCGCGTCTTGGCATTGGCTATCTGCCGCAGGAAGCGTCCATTTTCCGTGGTCTTTCGGTGGAAAACAACATCAAGGCCGTGCTTGAAGTGGTGGAGAAGGATCGCTCCAAGCGCGCATCCGAACTGGACGCACTTCTGGAAGAATTTCACATCGCGCATTTGCGCAAGGCACCCGCCATTTCGCTTTCCGGCGGTGAACGCCGCCGTCTCGAAATTGCCCGTGCGCTTGCCTCGCGCCCGAATTTCATGCTGCTGGACGAGCCTTTTGCGGGCGTCGATCCGATTGCCGTTTCGGATATTCAGCAGCTTGTCCGCCATCTGACGAGCCGCGGCATCGGCGTCCTGATCACCGATCATAATGTGCGCGAAACGCTCGGCCTTATCGATCGCGCTTACATTATTCACGCCGGTCAGGTGCTGACGCATGGACGCCCTGCGGAAATCGTTGCCAACCCGGACGTGCGCAGGCTTTATCTCGGCGACCAGTTCACTCTCTAG
- the rpoN gene encoding RNA polymerase factor sigma-54, translated as MALSPKLDFRQSQSLVMTPQLMQSIRLLQMTHVELEQFLDAEIEKNPLLDRIEAANDDFAGSDSVRDDGEAGEGEIESQASEDDWFKTEVSGDAESLSSTFDSSLENIFPDDPGRSDEIGPDLVAQWKSAGGDGYVSASAYDIDQVTASRVSLGEHVAEQIALTFSATMDRFIATALADALDESGYLRVDIVGLAQNLGVETVEIERVLGVMQTFDPHGLFARDLRECLAIQLRLKDRFDPAMEALIDNLDLLARRDFATLKKLCGVDQADILDMLTEIRMLDPKPGALFEISVADAIVPDVLVTPSRDDGWAIELNAAAMPRLIVNNEYYAEVNASVKAEEKAFLSDCMQTANWLVRSLDQRARTILKVTQEIVRQQDGFLRHGVTHLKPLNLRIVADAVGMHESTISRVTANKFMATPRGVFELRYFFNASIASSEGGDAHSSESVRHRIRQMIDAEKPDDVLSDDAIVDALKKDGVDIARRTVAKYRESMNIASSVQRRREKKARLSAS; from the coding sequence ATGGCTTTGTCGCCCAAGCTCGATTTCCGTCAGTCGCAATCGCTGGTGATGACTCCCCAGTTGATGCAGTCGATAAGACTGCTGCAAATGACGCATGTGGAGCTGGAGCAGTTTCTCGACGCCGAAATCGAAAAAAATCCGCTTCTGGACCGAATCGAGGCAGCAAATGATGATTTTGCAGGCTCGGATTCCGTCCGCGACGATGGAGAAGCCGGTGAGGGGGAAATAGAGTCCCAAGCCTCGGAGGACGACTGGTTCAAGACGGAAGTCTCTGGCGATGCGGAGAGCCTTTCTTCCACCTTTGACAGTTCGCTTGAGAACATCTTTCCCGACGATCCGGGGCGTTCCGATGAGATCGGGCCGGACCTTGTCGCGCAATGGAAATCCGCCGGCGGCGACGGATATGTTTCAGCCAGCGCTTATGACATCGACCAGGTCACGGCGAGCCGGGTTTCGCTGGGCGAGCATGTGGCGGAACAGATCGCGCTGACTTTTTCCGCGACGATGGACCGGTTCATCGCAACCGCGCTTGCCGACGCACTGGACGAGAGCGGCTATCTGCGTGTTGATATTGTGGGGCTCGCCCAGAACCTGGGCGTGGAAACGGTCGAAATCGAGCGCGTGCTCGGTGTAATGCAAACCTTTGATCCCCATGGCCTTTTCGCTCGTGACCTGCGGGAGTGCCTGGCGATACAGTTGCGTCTCAAGGACCGGTTCGATCCGGCGATGGAAGCTTTGATCGACAATCTCGATCTTCTGGCGCGGCGCGACTTCGCGACGCTCAAGAAACTTTGCGGCGTCGATCAGGCCGACATTCTCGATATGCTGACCGAAATCCGCATGCTCGATCCAAAACCGGGCGCATTGTTCGAGATTTCGGTCGCCGATGCCATCGTGCCGGACGTGCTGGTGACGCCGTCGCGCGATGACGGCTGGGCCATCGAGTTGAATGCCGCGGCCATGCCGCGCCTCATCGTTAACAATGAATATTATGCTGAGGTGAACGCCTCGGTGAAAGCCGAGGAAAAGGCGTTTCTCTCGGACTGCATGCAGACGGCGAACTGGCTTGTGCGCAGCCTTGACCAACGCGCCCGCACCATCCTGAAGGTCACGCAGGAAATCGTGCGGCAGCAGGACGGTTTTCTGCGCCACGGAGTGACCCATTTGAAGCCGCTCAACCTCCGCATTGTCGCGGATGCGGTCGGCATGCATGAATCCACCATCAGCCGGGTGACCGCGAACAAGTTCATGGCGACGCCACGCGGCGTGTTTGAATTGCGCTATTTCTTCAATGCTTCCATCGCCTCCTCCGAGGGGGGCGACGCGCATTCATCCGAAAGTGTGCGTCATCGCATCCGCCAGATGATTGACGCCGAAAAGCCTGACGACGTGCTTTCCGATGACGCCATCGTGGATGCCCTCAAGAAGGACGGTGTGGATATTGCGCGAAGAACGGTCGCAAAATACCGGGAAT